A single genomic interval of Stieleria maiorica harbors:
- a CDS encoding GreA/GreB family elongation factor has protein sequence MVISSAAAILDKPYVSDLRRELGNATTVARLEVPGDVITINTSVRLRDLDPSKTETLTLVDPEETCVAEGKLSILSLLGAELLGRRVGEIVTLKVCRRELSKRIEKVTFQPERVGAFNLQRVAIFTPLTMSDLDCPCRFESTGD, from the coding sequence AGCCCTATGTCAGCGACTTGCGGCGTGAGCTAGGCAACGCGACGACCGTTGCCCGACTCGAAGTGCCCGGAGACGTCATCACCATAAACACCTCTGTTAGGTTGCGGGATTTGGATCCGAGCAAGACAGAAACATTAACGCTCGTCGATCCCGAGGAAACGTGCGTTGCCGAAGGCAAGCTTTCGATCCTCTCGCTACTGGGGGCGGAATTGTTGGGGAGGCGTGTCGGTGAAATTGTGACCTTGAAGGTATGCAGACGGGAATTATCGAAACGCATTGAAAAAGTAACGTTTCAGCCCGAACGAGTGGGAGCCTTCAACTTGCAGAGAGTTGCGATTTTCACTCCATTGACGATGTCGGATTTGGATTGCCCCTGCCGGTTCGAATCAACGGGCGATTAA